A region of the Dysidea avara chromosome 9, odDysAvar1.4, whole genome shotgun sequence genome:
TTACACAGTGATCACTAGTATTACACCGTCATCACTAGTATTACACAGTGATCACTAGTATTACACCGTGATCACTAGTATTACACAGTGATCACTAGCATTACACCGTGATCACTAGTATTACACAGTGATCACTAGTATTACACAGTTTACACAGTGATTACTAGTATTACACCATGATCACTAGTATTACACCATGATCACTAGTATTACACCATGATCACTAGTATTACACAGTGATCACTGGTATTACACCGTGATCACTAGTATTACACCGTGATCACTAGTATTACACAGTGATCACTGGTATTACACCGTGATCACTAGTATTACACCGTGATCACTAGTATTACACAGTGATCACTAGTATTACACAGTGATCACTGGTATTACACCGTGATCACTAGTATTACACAGTGATCACTAGTATTACACCGTGATCACTAGTATTACACAGTGATCACTAGTATTACACCGTGATCACTAGTATTACACCGTGATCACTAGTATTACACAGTGATCACTAGTATTACACAGTGATCACTAGTATTACACCGTGATCACTAGTATTACACCGTGATCACTAGTATTACACCGTGATCACTAGTATTACACAGTGATCACTGGTATTACACCGTGATCACTAGTATTACACAGTGATCACTAGTAGTACACCGTGATCACTAGTGTTACACCTTGATCTACCTCACTAGTTTCATCACTTGGAGTTTCTAGTAGTTTGTGTTTATTTGTAGTGTCAAGTGATAATGAGGAATCAAGTGATCAAAATACTAAAAACAAAGTGGAAGATGACCAACAATTAACTGATCAAGATCAAAGCTCAGATGATGATAGATCAATTGATCAAGACCAAGAGTCAGGCGATGAAAGGTCAATCGATCAGGATTCAGACAAAGAGACTGATCAAGGCTCAGACGAAGAGGGATCAAGTGATCAAGACTCAGATGATGAAAGATCAACTGATCAAGATTCAAATGAGGACACATCACTGAGATGGAAGGAAGGATTAGCTAATAAGGTGTCAAGGAGAAAGATCAAACTACAACGTCTCATCTACTCTATCACTAGCACATGTGGCCACACCcccaatgatgatgatggtggggAAAGTCCCATGGAGGAGAGTGGAGGTGTGCTACTACGGCAGCACAAGGAACACAAAGGACTACTACACCAGTATGACACCAGTTGTGTCACCACTACCCCCCTACACTGGGGTGACAAAGAGATTGCTGCACTGAAATCGCTTTTTGTGACAGGTTCATGGGGTGATGATGATGCAGCCATGCAACTACAAGCTGACTCTGATGACAACAAtaatgatgacgatgatgatgagGTTACTATGGAGACAGACCCTGATGAGCTGGTTGCAAAGAAAAAGCAGCAGAAAGCTCAGTTTGATGTTGCCTATGACGACAAGGACAACGATTACTTCGCTGAGATGAAGCAGAAAATGGCTTCACAAGCTGAACTGAACAAGACCACATTTGAGGGATTACCGGATGAGCTACGGTGGCAATTAGAAGGCTTCCCTGCTGGCTGCTATGTACGTATGGAGATCAAAGGAATCCCATGTGAGCTGGTTGACAGGTTTGATCCTCGACAACCATTAATCATCGGAGGGTTATCACCAGGTGAAGAACAGCTGAGTTATCTGCAGGTGAGAAGGGTGTGGCTACTTGTAGATGAGGGGTGGGCTACAGGCTAGCAAGCAGTGAgtactaatcaattttctataACCATGTCACACCTGCTTCAGTGCGCAGGAAACTTTGATGGGATGTACATATCACTTGAAATGAAAGAATCATAATTTTTTAGTTAAGTTAGATCTGAGCAACCATCTAACTGAGATTTTGCAACCTTGTTCCATCAAAGTTTACAGTTATTAAGTGACAGGGTCATCACCCTTGAATTATATGGGGCTTAAGTAATTAATATCGATTGTATCTCTATTCAGGTGAGGCTTAAACGACACAGGTGGCATCGTAAACTGCTCAAGTCACGTGATCCCCTTATTGTATCAATGGGATGGCGACGCTACCAATCTATACCATTGTACTGTACCCAGGACCACAATATGAGATTAAGATATCTCAAGTATACTCCTAACCACATGCATTGTGTTGCAACGTTCTATGgtgggtggggcttgacatgcTCACTTGATGTCATGTGATCCCTCAACAGGTCCAGTAGTTCCCCCAGGCACAGGATTGGTGGGCGTGACATCATTGGATGAGTACAAAGATGTAAGGAGTGTTTTGATCATTATGCACTGAAACCTTATTTTACCTAACcctccaaattaaggacacaaaatacctccataataaggacaacaattttggtcccaacaggtctggttaatacatttttacctctgaaagaggaaaacctctatattacagcttAAGttcttggtcccaaagtgtccattatagaGATGTCTACTTCATAACATTATTACCCCCTTAATATACAGCCTGACTTCCGTATTGCAGCCACTGGGGTTGTACTTGGTGTTAACAAGACTCCAGCAGTTGTGAAGAAGCTAAGGCTTGTTGGTACTCCTTACAAGATCTTCAAGAACACGGCATTCATTAAAGGAATGTTTACATCAGCACTAGAGGTCGCCAAGTTTGAGGGAGCATCTATTAGAACAGTGTCTGGTATACGAGGACAGATAAAGAAAATGTTACGTACACCAGAAGGGGCATTTCGTGCTACATTTGAAGACAAGATACTTGCTAGTGACATTGTGTTTTGCCGTACCTGGTTCCCTGTAGAGCTACCACGTCTATACAATCCAGTGACAAGCTTGTTAAGGGACTGGGCTCCAATGAAACTTACCAGAGTGGTACGAAGAGAGAAAGGTATTTCATTACCTCAACAACCAGACTCAACCTACAAGTCAATAAACAGAGAGACTCGTCACTTCAACCCACTACACATACCTACACAACTGCAGCGACAACTTCCCTTTAAGAGCAGACCAAAGTACCAGCAGAAGAGATTACAAGATGGTCGCAAACGTAAGGCAGTTGTGTTGGAGccaaaagaaaagaaaatcttAACCTTGATGCAACAGGTTGCCACAATCCATCGCAACAAGGTCAGTTTATATGGCAGGACCCCAATTAGTCTCTCCTGTACAGATCACTATCTTCCCTCTAAtttgtgatgtcattagttgGAGAGATGGCAAGTTGTATGGACAAAGTTGTGCTTTCCATTAAAATATGATTGATGGTAGCTGTCAACACAACTTCACTAATCaaccaatgacatcacaaataGGAGGTGAATGTTGAATCTGCCTTACACCAATGACACGAATACTGAATGAATTTCATACCATCATAAGAAACCTTGTAGAGGTCATCTAGATCACAAGAGTATAGTGTAAACAAACTGCAAGACCACACACCCTTGCTGTGATACTATTCTCCACTCCTGTTGTGTTGATTTTTGTTGTAACACAAGACAATAAATTGCGAGATGCTTACAGCCTATGCAAGCACAAGTGCTAATTATTGTGCTTTCATTATAAAAATATAAGGTCTTTCCAAATTTGTTCTTGGACAGTATTTTTATCAAACAAATCAGTAGAACAGTTAAATTCCTGGATAGTTCAAACTGTATAATATTGTCATCACTCACTGTTGCTATAATAACCGTTCCATTACAGGTGCACCAGCGCAAGTTAGAGAGGCGGAGCAAGCAGAAGAAATTTCTCACCACAAAACAAGAAGCTGCTTCAAAGTTAGCCAAGAGACTGgtagaagaaaagaaaaaattttaccaacaatTTTCCGACACAATAAAATGACACTTATAATAATTACATCATTTTCATTTGTTATTGTCATGTGGTTTCTTCTTAAACCTCTTCCTTGCCACTCGGTGTTCATGACAACCACATTTGTCGCTATCTGTGTTGTCACTATCATCACTTGAAGATGATGAATCTCCAAAGTTTTGTGGTTTATGATAAATACAACAACCTGTAGAGGGATAGAGTGTTATTATGGGCTATGATAGTAACAGTATAATGTGCGTTACTACATGGGCTGTACCATATAGTACAAGAAATTACCATGGGCTGTCTAATGACACGTGTGATGCACATGAGATGAGAGTTTTGTATTCTAACATGTTTATGACCCCACGTAGAATAGCTGTATTTAGCCATCATGAAATTATAGACCAATGTACTTCCTATCGCTGCACTGTGTAGTCCTAGTATTAGAAGGGACAAGGCCACTCACTACATGTTGACACATACTTGTTGGCAAGTCAGCAAGAGAAATAGCAATTGGTTGTGAGAAGAGTTAGACATTGCTAACTAAACTATTTCAAAGTTTGAATTATGTTTGTATTATCAGTGTATATATTCTCCTCAGATAGTAAACACCTGGAGTTTAAAAAATGTAGAAGATTGAATGATAACTGTGCAAGTGCATACACCACAAATATTATCTTTTAGATCACAGGTCAAGATGACTGAGTCAATACTTAGTAGGTCAACCTATCATATACCACATACACTGATAACACTAGTGACAAGAGGTGATACTCTGTACTCCAATAAAGGGGTCACTCTATGACTGGCCAAGCTGTTCTCCCATAGCAGTGTGAGTGAATGGGATCAGGTCAATGGTCAAGATAATTCTGACTAAAGTAAATTCAAAAATCACTCTACTACATTCAGGGATCATAGAGGCTATTTTAGATCTAGAGTAACACCACTTCACTTTGTAACTTTACtatcaaaataataatatttgaCACTTGGAATGTCTGGACAGATCAGAGTACAATTGACCACCTCATAACAGTTCTTATTTTCGTGGTACACAAATTTGAAACTTGCTAAATCCCACACTGTACGTAGCAAGGATTTTAAATCATTATATAAGTCAAAATTTATGtcagtatataattatgtgtatgtaATAACTGTGTTTGTCAtggcactgctgaaaagcaaTATTTTTGTATAGAACAGTCTTCCCTTTAAAAACAATATCATACTAACATTTAGACGCCTTCTTCCCCATATGTTCATTGTCCACCACTTCTTCATCCCAATGTACCACCTTATCTGTCTTCGGTTTGTGTAGTGTTACTAACAATGTCTATAAGATGGTACATGATATAACCACTATTATCACTATGGAGTATACACTGATTATACCTTAGAGACGACAAGGACGCTTCATACAACACTTTTAAAGGGCGGTACGACATATTACTCGCCTACCTGCTCATTGCTAGTTTGTTGAGTGTCCGTGAGCGACACAGACTCTGAGTTCATCGTTGAACAAGCCATTTCGGCATCCACACAGCGAGTTAATCCTTCCCTGGCTTGTAATTCAGTGTATTTGAACCCCGGTTTGAACCCACTTGCTGAACTTTGTATTGTGATGCGATAATATCCGTTACTCCGTGTAACAAATATCGTGATACTCACGTGATAATCCAAGGTGTGGCTGACACCTCTAATACGATGAGTGGTAGCAACTCGCCGGCACAACTCGAGGCGGCCTCACAGCGTAGAAGTGGTAGCGCTCGCAAGATAAGTCACCCATTATCTGAACAAGAAGTTAAAGACCTGAAGATCGTATTTGACGTGTTCGATGTTGACAGTAATGGATACATTGACCGTAACGAACTGAAGAGAGCGATGCGCTGTTTGGGGTTTAAAGTGTCTTCAAGGACTATTGAAGTAAGTGGTAGTTGTccaagagagagaaccatcattattaaatgagggAACATGTAAATACATTACAGTATGATGAGACCTCGGTCTCGTGCAACCACAGCCAGACTCTTAAAAGAGATGTAAAGgagtagtcacttccataccgccaATTGATGCGCTCGCGACCGGAATCAAAAAGTTTGATCGACAAAATattgccttgatcacttgatttcatctttccaagagccttgattcttgatagTCAACCGTAAAAGCTTCTCGTGTTGCCCAACGTTAGCTTTCCAAAGGTTCTTGATCGCCACTTTTGTGGacgccttgatcgcttgattcactgcAAAAATACCCCATTGATCACTTGATtaaatcttgatcccggtcgcaagtgCATCAATTGGTGGTGTGGAGGTGACTACCCCTTGGATGTGTGGGCACGGCAAagttaaacaaacaaacaaaaccctAAACCTACATACAATAATAGAATTATTACACATAACTATGCTGTCCACTCACTGCAATTCCTGGCCAAGAAAATTTTCTGTGAGCAGAATATACACGCCTTAGCAGCATCGTCAAAAGTCTGTCGAATAGAAGATTTGGTGGTGGTTGAAGGCTGGATGAAATCAACAAAACTCTTGAAATTCTGAATACAGAATTTCAAGATTTCATCCACCCTGATTTCATTTGTATTAAGAcgcacatttagacccctgaaatcaggacacctcactaaataggacaccttgataatcaggacacttgtccatggtcccatttgtattagtgtacacacgtacatacatcATCCGATACCCCAGAGTTGGAGCAGTATGCTCAGTAGTATTCTGTTGACTGTAGTCAATGATGAAAGCTGTTGATCTTGATGGATCAGGGAACATTGACTTTGATGAGTTTCAACAAGTGATCATCAACAAACAAGGTCACAGCCGAGACCTTCATGCTGAGATGTCCACAGGGTTCCGTATGATGGACAAAGATGGTGATGGATATATTTCACTCAAGGTTAGACCATAGACACCGTCAATGTGTTGAATACTAAGAGACTGTCTACATATATATGCTTGGCTACCAAGAGGTATAACATTCATTGTCTGATACGCTGCAATTTTATTATGTGTGACTATCTTGAAGGGTTCGGATATAACATAGAGGAATTTCTGCCTGTATATATGGAGCCCCACTTTGTGTGGTCTTTTAATAGCcagtttgtttattattttgttgCTGCCTTTATTTTCCTTTAGGGATGTAAAGGTAGCCATTAGAtctgtttttttgtttgttttttttaaattgataaaattaatatttctgcattttaaaaattggcCACCCAAAAGGTAGTAGTTTTgttagtcaagttacagttgcaCACAAGACCTGCTAATACTGATCCTAGTCATCTAGACAGCATAACTGTCCATTACACTAGGTAAGCTGGTACATGTCATAGGCCACTAACTCTCTCTAACACATATTGTCCACAACACTACAGAATGATAAATTATTATTGGCTTCTCAACTACAGTTGTCCTGCTGTTTTCCTTACTTGAATCTAATCAGTGAATATTAGTATCATTGATGGCTGAATACAGCTATTAGGGAGTTgacaaattttttttattaagccttaataaataaactaattaTGGTTCATGCAAGCTATTTTAATAACAAATAATTAGGTAGCCATGGAGTATATATTATTGTGCTATAAATGCTCCCTATTATAATCTATCCTGAAATACAGATAATTACGTCTATTGTCTTCTGCAAATGTAGAGGAAATCACTAGAAAGcatcagatactctaatagagcagtcacataacaggtagactactttattagagtgatcaAGTAATTTATACTGCAAGTAAAAATTAATTACCTCTAATAATCATTGTTCCTGATCACCACCTGTTATTCCAGCATATTCTCCAGGTCCCTACAAGTAACGCCTCATGATATTATTATGATAGTGTTGTCGATCAACATCTATAACACAATAAAATACTCACAAAACCATTCACTGGCTTGAAATATACACTTTGAAACAAGACTCCGGGCTTGTGGTGTATCCACTATATAGATGGAAAGTTTGGCAAGTGAGCAGTGTTTCGCCAAACTTAATTACATCTGCCAAATTGCTTGTCTGGTATTAGTTATCCTAGCAAATTCATCAAAGCTTCTTCCCACCAAAATTTCTGGCTTATGCTATTGCGGATTGCGCATCCGtggtcataattttttttttggattcgaccaaatagccaatcaaatgtgaGGACTTTCATTCAAATTTCATTCTCATTGGCCCATTTTCATGTGACACCATAGACATTGGTGACCATGGATGTGCAATCCGCGATATCAAAAGTACCCCTCCAGTGAACATGTCCAACTTGTGTAGTTGATAACAAATCTTCTTACTATAGGACCTGAAGGCCATATGTATGGAAGTGTCTGAGAAATTTAGTGATGCTGATCTTCAAGGAATGATGGAGGAGGCAGATCGTGATGGTGATGGATT
Encoded here:
- the LOC136266219 gene encoding ribosome biogenesis protein BMS1 homolog, with protein sequence MDEAPTKSHRSRQAGPKAVKKKRKAKDDGKAGNQKAFTFKSAVRAARSTRRTLDKQTKKHHIPVVDRQPREPPPAVVMVAGPPRVGKTTLISSLVKNYTRQNVVDAKGPVTVVSGKKQRLTLIECNNDLGCMMDLAKVADLVLLLVDASFGFEMETFELLNILQTHGFPKVIGVLTHLDMFRHAKSLKKTKKSLKQRFWTEVYQGAKLFYLSGLVHGYYPKADVHNLARFISVTKYRPLEWRSSHSYILVDRFEDLTNQNDVRLDSKCDRTVSLFGYVRGAPIRTGLSVHIAGCGDYTLHEVTALDNPCPLPEGPGKKRSLDDRHKLVYAPMSGVGGVVYDKDAVYIDLGGSHAGRNGVAAEEEPANQMVSELHNTQGTLDTKLQHSTMELLQDSTHPNRRYVSFDDHVTSSGESSQSGESDEAATPHKHAANSSSDEEQPYKLSARTKQTAHKSQSSESEEGSHDDNEELHDNSPSGYLDLEAEEVWQWSDEERGSSDMDDFIEDFEEAGSGSCDVESCDLSEASRKEVGVALPVSQQRSHGRRLLDSSSNEVSSDNEESSDQNTKNKVEDDQQLTDQDQSSDDDRSIDQDQESGDERSIDQDSDKETDQGSDEEGSSDQDSDDERSTDQDSNEDTSLRWKEGLANKVSRRKIKLQRLIYSITSTCGHTPNDDDGGESPMEESGGVLLRQHKEHKGLLHQYDTSCVTTTPLHWGDKEIAALKSLFVTGSWGDDDAAMQLQADSDDNNNDDDDDEVTMETDPDELVAKKKQQKAQFDVAYDDKDNDYFAEMKQKMASQAELNKTTFEGLPDELRWQLEGFPAGCYVRMEIKGIPCELVDRFDPRQPLIIGGLSPGEEQLSYLQVRLKRHRWHRKLLKSRDPLIVSMGWRRYQSIPLYCTQDHNMRLRYLKYTPNHMHCVATFYGPVVPPGTGLVGVTSLDEYKDPDFRIAATGVVLGVNKTPAVVKKLRLVGTPYKIFKNTAFIKGMFTSALEVAKFEGASIRTVSGIRGQIKKMLRTPEGAFRATFEDKILASDIVFCRTWFPVELPRLYNPVTSLLRDWAPMKLTRVVRREKGISLPQQPDSTYKSINRETRHFNPLHIPTQLQRQLPFKSRPKYQQKRLQDGRKRKAVVLEPKEKKILTLMQQVATIHRNKVHQRKLERRSKQKKFLTTKQEAASKLAKRLVEEKKKFYQQFSDTIK
- the LOC136266223 gene encoding uncharacterized protein; translated protein: MSGSNSPAQLEAASQRRSGSARKISHPLSEQEVKDLKIVFDVFDVDSNGYIDRNELKRAMRCLGFKVSSRTIESMMKAVDLDGSGNIDFDEFQQVIINKQGHSRDLHAEMSTGFRMMDKDGDGYISLKDLKAICMEVSEKFSDADLQGMMEEADRDGDGLVSLEEFIQVMLKTNLFA
- the LOC136266225 gene encoding E3 ubiquitin-protein ligase PPP1R11-like → MACSTMNSESVSLTDTQQTSNEQTLLVTLHKPKTDKVVHWDEEVVDNEHMGKKASKCCCIYHKPQNFGDSSSSSDDSDNTDSDKCGCHEHRVARKRFKKKPHDNNK